The nucleotide sequence ACACCGCACGCCTGGCATCAAGCTCATCCTCACTTACCAGCATATCGAGCGAACGGGCTTCCACATCGAGTTTCACCACATCTCCTGTCTTCAAAAGAGCCAAGGGGCCTCCCACAAAAGATTCGGGAGCCACGTGCAATACACAGGCACCGTAACTGGTCCCACTCATGCGCGCATCGGATATCCTCAACATATCGCGCACACCCGTTTGAAGCAGTTTTTGCGGAATGGGAAGTTGTCCCCACTCGGGCATGCCAGCACCGACAGGACCCGCATTGCGCAAAACGATTACCGAGTCAGCATCCACATCCAGATCGGGGTCATCGATCTTCGCCTGCATTTCATCGTAACTATCGAAGACGATCGCTTTTCCGGAATGCTTATGAAGGTGGGCTTCGGCGGCAACGGGTTTCATGACCGCACCGTTCGGAGCTAAATTTCCACGTAGGATAACGAGGCTACCGGAGGGAGCACAAGGGTCATCGAGAGAGTGGATCACTTCCTTATTATGTACCTTTGCGCCGAAAATATTTTCGCCAAGGGTCTTTCCATTAACCGTCAAACAATCGGTGTGCAGCAGCGGACGAATCTGCTCCAGCATTGCAGTCAGCCCACCCGCGTAGAAAAAATCTTCCATCAGAAAATCCCCTGCCGGACGCATATTGGCCACTACAGGCACCTTGGCCGAAAGTTCATCGAATCGTTCCATACTAAGATTTACTCCAGCACGTCGAGCCATGGCGATCAAGTGAATCACGGAATTGGTCGAACCGCTCAGAGCAAGCACCGTGGTAATCGCGTTATCAAAAGCCTCCGCAGTTAGAATATGCGAAGGTTTCAAATCCTCCCACACCATGTCCACAATTCGACGACCCACATTGGTGGCCATTTGCGAGTGACGAGAGTCTACCGCCGGGATGGAGGAAGCGCCAGGCAATGTAAATCCCAGCGCATCAACCGCACTCATCATGGTAGCCGCGGTACCCATGGTCATACAGGTGCCGGCGGAGCGCGCGATTCCCGATTCAATGCCACGCCATTCACACTCGTTGATCTTACCGGCACGGAGATCAGCCCAATATTTCCAGATGTCTGTGCCACTTCCCAATGTCTTTCCGCAATAATCCCCGCGAAGCATTGCTCCGGCCGGCATGTATATGGCCGGTATGTCCATACTCGCCGCCCCCATTAAAAGCGCAGGCGTGGTTTTATCGCAGCCGCCCATAAGTACAACCCCATCGGCGGGATGCGCCCGAATCTGCTCCTCAGCCTCCATGGCCAACAAATTCCGATACATCATGGTCGTGGGTTTCATGAAATTCTCCGAAAGAGAAATCGCTGGCAACTCAACCGGGAATCCACCGGCCTGCCAAATTCCTCGCTTCACCTCTTCTGCACGGTTCTTGAAGTGCATATGACAAGGATTGATATCGTTCCAGGTATTGAGAATGGCGATAACCGGTTTGCCGGCGTAATCCTCCCGACTATACCCCATTTGCGAGGAGCGGGATCGGTGCCCAAAGGAACGCAAATCGTTCACTCCATACCAGCGATGGCTGCGTAATTCTTCAGGGCTTTTTCGGGGAGAGTTAGAGTCGGTAGAATCTTTCACGTATTAATAGGCTTTCATTCCAACTCCTTTTACCAAGATCTGCTAGCCGTAAATTGAATATTTTCAAGAAAATACGACTTCATTAATTTTAAGGCTCTTTTGCTGGAAAATTGGGAAAGAATCCACAGGATGTTTCTAAATACCCTTTTTCCATTTTAAAAATGAAGCTGTTCACCCTAAGAATTGATCACCTGTTTGCTTACATTATTGTAAGCACGTGCCTTTTTATTGGATCGGTGCGTTTACAGGCACAAATTGGAAAAACGGTGAAACACTGGGCATACAATCCACCAGCTAAAATAGATCCACCAAAAGTCGTGGACAGTTCCTGGAATTCAAATCCAATAGACGCGTTTATTTTTTCCAACCTGCAAAAGCAAAATCTGAGCCCCAATCCACCCGCAGATCGTTTGGTTTTGCTAAAACGTGCCTGTTATGACCTTACGGGACTTCCTCCTTCCCAGGAACAAGTTAACGCATTTCTCCAAGACGATTCACCCAACGCCTGGAAAAAGCTTATCGACCAATTGCTCGATTCGCCGCACTACGGAGAAAAATGGGGCCGACACTGGTTAGACGTTGTACGTTGGGCAGAATCCAACGGTTATGAACGAGATGGTGATAAACGCAACATGTGGAAATACAGGGACTATGTCATAAACGCAGTCAATCAGGACATGCCATACGATGAATTTATAATCGATCAAATCGCCGGGGACGTGAAACCAAATGCTACGGTCGACAGTACCATTGCAACTGGGTTTTTGCACCTGGGTCTCTATGACGACGAGCCTGCTGATGAAGAACAATTCCACTTCGACTACTATGATGACATTATCAACACTGTGTCCCGCTCCATGCTGGCAACTAGTATGTCATGCGCGCGATGCCACGATCACAAAATAGATCCTATATCCCAAAAAGAGTATTATCAATTCCTCGCCTATTTCCGAAATCTCAAGATCCCCTTCCTTATTCGCAATCAGGATATAGCAACCATCTCCGTTTTTGATCCGGCAACGGAAGCGCACTTAACCGAACAACTGGAAGAAGCTGTCAGAAATATAACAGTTCCACGTTTGAAAATGTGGGAAGCGGCTAATCATTTATACGGCTACGTTCCAGACCAACCGACCATCGATGAAAACTATCCAACCGACCTCCGATTCGGTTTTGTAATGGAGGACTGGAACACCGCCCATAGTGATCTGGATAATATCGACTATTTGTATGAGGGAGTCTTGCCAGACGGTAAGATTAATCTGGCGACGGATATCACCCAAATTACTCCAGCCAAGGATGTACCTTCGTCTTACGTAGTCAGTGGAAAATTTAATCAGGCAGAGGCGGGTTCGCAGACATTCCGAGTGACCGTCAATGGAGGAGCCTGGATGTATCTGGGAGAGGAACTCGTCTTTTCCAAAGTGGGAACAAATACTATCACAGAAGATTTTTCCATTGATCTTCCAGGCGGCTCGCACGATCTGAAACTGATCTTTGGCAGGCACAGCGCGATGAACTTGGAAATCAGCATGCTGACGGATGGTCAACCAGCGAGTTGGGTAAGCACTGCCAAATGGAATCGAATAAAAGCAATTGGAAACGGAGTGGCCAAAAAATCTCCTGACACTGAGGAAAAGTGGATTGCCGTATTTAAAGAAAATATGGAACTTGAAAAAACAGTTTTGGAAGCCTTCAAACCGCTGGAAGAAAAGATGGAAGGATCTCTGGCCACCGCGGCCTCCAACACAGCAGGCCAGAAATCAACCCATATACTTTTTAGAGGAAACCCGCACGCACCAGGGGAAGAAGTTCAACCCGGCATTCCGTCTGTCTTGAACACAACAGTAACATCAAATTCGGTTAGGGATGCAGATCGACGTTTGCAACTAGCTGAATGGATAGCAAGCGACTCGAATTCTGTTACGGCCCGAGTAGCAGTAAATCGTATCTGGCAACACCATTTCGGCAGAGGGCTAGTTCGAAGTAGCGATGACTTTGGAGGACTCGGCAGTGAACCCACCCACCCTGAGTTGCTGGATTGGTTAGCCAATGAGTTTGCCTCCCAAGGTTGGACTATGAAAAACCTCCACCGCTTAATCATGACCTCTAATACCTATAAGATGTCCTCTACGCCCAACGATAAGGCCTTGGAAAAAGACCCTTTAAACGATCATTTCTGGCGATACAATATGCGGCGATTAACAGCAGAGGAAATCCGCGACACCGTTCTCACTGTTGCAGACAACTTCAACCCACAAGTAGGAGGTCCAAGTGTTTTCCCAACGCTTCAAACGGAAGTTCTGGCAACAGCCTCAAAAGCCGAAAGTCGGTGGGATCTCAAAGCAGGTGCCGAGCATCAAAACCGAAGAAGCATTTACACCTTCACGCGGCGCTCACTTCAGGATCCGATGATGTCTTCGTTTGATGTAGCTGATACAGACACAGCCTGCGCAGTTCGATTTAATACAACCGTTCCTGGCCAAGCATTAACCATGATGAATAGCAGTTTCATGGCAGACCATTCCGAACGACTAGCGCAACAACTTATCAAACAAAGCTCTTACGGAGTAGAATCCCTGGTAAACACGGGCTTCGATACCGTTTTGGGCAGACTCCCGGACGACGCTGAGTTGAAAATTTCAATCGACCTTATTCATTCCATGCAGCAGGATTATGGACACGATTTTAATACGGCTGTTAATCGATTTGCATTGATGATGCTGAATCTAAACGAATTTCTATTTCTCGATTGATGAAGACTCACCCAGAAAATTTCTGTCGGCGCATGGCTCGCCGTGAATTTCTATCCACAGTTGGTGGTGGATTCACTGGACTGGCTTTGACAGGAATGCTCGGACTGGAGGGGTTCTTTAATTCTCTTGAAGCATCGACACTTAGCGGCCCACTTGCGACGAAAGTTCCTCATTACGCGCCGAAAGCAAAGCGAGTCATATTCCTCTTCATGTACGGCGGTCCCAGCCATGTGGATACGTTTGATTATAAGCCAGAGTTATTTAAATACGACGGAAAAACCATTAACATAAGAACCTTTGGTCGAGGTGGTAAGAAAAATGAAGGCCGCGTCGTCGGACCGAAATGGAATTTCAAACAATATGGAGAATCCGGAAAATGGGTGTCCGAGCTGTTTCCTCATTTAGCAACCTGTGTCGATGACATTGCCTTCATCAAGTCTATGCAAGCAGACAGCCCCATCCATGGTTCCGCCATGTTGATGATGAATTCGGGATCCATCCTGAGTGGCAGCCCGTCTTTGGGATCGTGGGTCAACTATGGGCTAGGAACGGTCAATCAGGACCTACCTGGTTACGTAGTCATGCTTGATCATACAGGCGGTCCCATTAGCGGAGCCAAAAACTGGTCCAGTGGTTATATGCCTGCAAGCTATCAGGGAACTACCTTCAAGTCCGAAGGAAATCCTTTGCTCAATCTGAAGAGCGTACAGGGTATGTCTATGACCGAACAACAACGGGTCATACAAAGTCTAAATCACCTCAATGACGGGCATCTAAAGAGTCGTTACGACAACACCAACCTTGAAGCCCGCATCGCCAGTTACGAGCTCGCCTATAAAATGCAAAGCACCGCTCCAGAGGCCGTTGAACTGTCTCAGGAATCGGAGGCCACCAAACGACTCTACGGAATCGACGAGGAGCGTACCCGTGAATTCGGCACCAAGTGCCTCCTGGCCCGCCGCCTGGTGGAACGAGATGTGCGCTTTATTCAAATTTATTCGGGTGGAGCTCACACGGACAGCAACTGGGATGCCCATGGTGATCTCGAATTTAATCACAACAAACATGCCGGCGCCACCGACAAGCCCATTGCCGGGTTGCTGAAGGATCTCAAACGACGAGGTTTACTGGAAGATACACTGGTTGTCTGGGGTGGAGAATTCGGCCGACAACCGACCGCCGAATACGCCAAGGGAACCGGACGCGACCACAACTCAGCCGGATTTACCATGTGGATGGCGGGGGGTGGAATCAAAGGCGGCATGTCCTTCGGCACAACGGACGAACTGGGTAATGAGGCAGTAGAAAACCCAACCCACGTCAAAAAATTGCACGCCACCATTTTGCACTTAATGGGGCTGGACCCCAATCACCTGACTTTCCTCCACGGAGGATTGGAAAAGAAATTGGTCGGCGTTGAAGGTGCGGATATAATTCCGGAGTTGATCGCGTAGGTCTGATTAAGGGTAGGGCTTGA is from Verrucomicrobiota bacterium and encodes:
- the araD gene encoding L-arabinonate dehydratase, whose translation is MKDSTDSNSPRKSPEELRSHRWYGVNDLRSFGHRSRSSQMGYSREDYAGKPVIAILNTWNDINPCHMHFKNRAEEVKRGIWQAGGFPVELPAISLSENFMKPTTMMYRNLLAMEAEEQIRAHPADGVVLMGGCDKTTPALLMGAASMDIPAIYMPAGAMLRGDYCGKTLGSGTDIWKYWADLRAGKINECEWRGIESGIARSAGTCMTMGTAATMMSAVDALGFTLPGASSIPAVDSRHSQMATNVGRRIVDMVWEDLKPSHILTAEAFDNAITTVLALSGSTNSVIHLIAMARRAGVNLSMERFDELSAKVPVVANMRPAGDFLMEDFFYAGGLTAMLEQIRPLLHTDCLTVNGKTLGENIFGAKVHNKEVIHSLDDPCAPSGSLVILRGNLAPNGAVMKPVAAEAHLHKHSGKAIVFDSYDEMQAKIDDPDLDVDADSVIVLRNAGPVGAGMPEWGQLPIPQKLLQTGVRDMLRISDARMSGTSYGACVLHVAPESFVGGPLALLKTGDVVKLDVEARSLDMLVSEDELDARRAVYVAPEPRYPRGYGKLYSDHIQQADQGCDFDFLSGTMPIPDPEIH
- a CDS encoding DUF1549 and DUF1553 domain-containing protein — translated: MKLFTLRIDHLFAYIIVSTCLFIGSVRLQAQIGKTVKHWAYNPPAKIDPPKVVDSSWNSNPIDAFIFSNLQKQNLSPNPPADRLVLLKRACYDLTGLPPSQEQVNAFLQDDSPNAWKKLIDQLLDSPHYGEKWGRHWLDVVRWAESNGYERDGDKRNMWKYRDYVINAVNQDMPYDEFIIDQIAGDVKPNATVDSTIATGFLHLGLYDDEPADEEQFHFDYYDDIINTVSRSMLATSMSCARCHDHKIDPISQKEYYQFLAYFRNLKIPFLIRNQDIATISVFDPATEAHLTEQLEEAVRNITVPRLKMWEAANHLYGYVPDQPTIDENYPTDLRFGFVMEDWNTAHSDLDNIDYLYEGVLPDGKINLATDITQITPAKDVPSSYVVSGKFNQAEAGSQTFRVTVNGGAWMYLGEELVFSKVGTNTITEDFSIDLPGGSHDLKLIFGRHSAMNLEISMLTDGQPASWVSTAKWNRIKAIGNGVAKKSPDTEEKWIAVFKENMELEKTVLEAFKPLEEKMEGSLATAASNTAGQKSTHILFRGNPHAPGEEVQPGIPSVLNTTVTSNSVRDADRRLQLAEWIASDSNSVTARVAVNRIWQHHFGRGLVRSSDDFGGLGSEPTHPELLDWLANEFASQGWTMKNLHRLIMTSNTYKMSSTPNDKALEKDPLNDHFWRYNMRRLTAEEIRDTVLTVADNFNPQVGGPSVFPTLQTEVLATASKAESRWDLKAGAEHQNRRSIYTFTRRSLQDPMMSSFDVADTDTACAVRFNTTVPGQALTMMNSSFMADHSERLAQQLIKQSSYGVESLVNTGFDTVLGRLPDDAELKISIDLIHSMQQDYGHDFNTAVNRFALMMLNLNEFLFLD
- a CDS encoding DUF1501 domain-containing protein; its protein translation is MKTHPENFCRRMARREFLSTVGGGFTGLALTGMLGLEGFFNSLEASTLSGPLATKVPHYAPKAKRVIFLFMYGGPSHVDTFDYKPELFKYDGKTINIRTFGRGGKKNEGRVVGPKWNFKQYGESGKWVSELFPHLATCVDDIAFIKSMQADSPIHGSAMLMMNSGSILSGSPSLGSWVNYGLGTVNQDLPGYVVMLDHTGGPISGAKNWSSGYMPASYQGTTFKSEGNPLLNLKSVQGMSMTEQQRVIQSLNHLNDGHLKSRYDNTNLEARIASYELAYKMQSTAPEAVELSQESEATKRLYGIDEERTREFGTKCLLARRLVERDVRFIQIYSGGAHTDSNWDAHGDLEFNHNKHAGATDKPIAGLLKDLKRRGLLEDTLVVWGGEFGRQPTAEYAKGTGRDHNSAGFTMWMAGGGIKGGMSFGTTDELGNEAVENPTHVKKLHATILHLMGLDPNHLTFLHGGLEKKLVGVEGADIIPELIA